In the Posidoniimonas corsicana genome, one interval contains:
- a CDS encoding CotH kinase family protein, protein MSSRVAYRSAFRLMAVFVWCVLSPLWCGAAELDPDALFDPGRLLEVEITLPEEDWDQLRRQTRFRGGFGAMFGSDPADKPFTYFKGDVTIDGVAVGSVGVRKKGFFGSLDETRPSLKIKFDKYVDQDPAAGLDKLTLNNNKQDASVLSQLLAYRVFNDAGVHAPRCSLALVKVNGRPLGVYSNVESVTAPFLKARFGDDSGALYEGTVVDFHPRAVEKLEAKTDQENRADAKRLAELLEGEGGLPVEELSTLVDIDQFLRFWAVESLLGFWDGYTQDQNNYFVYDDPSDGRYRFIPWGADVCFTTGGGPFARMGGGRHSEAVHAAAMLPNRLYHSDGIPARYKQAMLNVLASAWEEEQLLAEVDRVEQLVDGQLHEDQLASARSGGWGIQPLTTDRVREFIKGRREVVMAELEDGPVEVAKKPRVPMHTVEVGAASGSFTTHWSDDPNAAQQSDQLKLALTLNGEEVTLEEAGVVAQPLQMPRFGPPGPSDGPAPAPPATIEVRGRRASDDQRLTLTLVIDRDALAAGKTEPIRVSGSLREGAGQFGFPGQMLTGTLTLTSGGTNEGDEIAGAFEAEIVEMRGGMFDGMRGGPR, encoded by the coding sequence ATGTCGAGCAGGGTTGCCTACCGGTCCGCGTTCCGCCTGATGGCGGTGTTCGTGTGGTGCGTGCTGTCGCCGTTGTGGTGCGGGGCGGCGGAGCTGGACCCGGACGCGTTGTTCGACCCTGGCCGGTTGCTAGAGGTAGAGATCACGCTGCCCGAGGAGGATTGGGACCAGCTGCGGCGGCAGACGCGGTTCCGTGGCGGGTTCGGCGCGATGTTCGGATCGGACCCGGCCGACAAGCCGTTCACGTACTTCAAGGGCGACGTCACAATCGACGGCGTCGCGGTTGGGTCGGTCGGCGTCCGCAAGAAGGGGTTCTTTGGCTCGCTCGACGAGACCCGCCCCTCGCTCAAGATCAAGTTCGACAAGTACGTCGACCAGGACCCGGCGGCGGGCCTGGACAAGCTGACGCTCAACAACAACAAGCAGGACGCGTCGGTGCTGAGCCAGCTGCTGGCGTACCGCGTGTTCAACGACGCCGGCGTGCACGCGCCGCGCTGCAGCCTGGCGTTGGTCAAGGTGAACGGCCGCCCGCTGGGGGTGTACTCAAACGTGGAGTCGGTGACCGCCCCGTTCCTCAAGGCCCGTTTCGGCGACGACAGCGGCGCGCTGTACGAAGGGACGGTCGTAGACTTCCACCCCCGCGCGGTCGAGAAGCTCGAGGCCAAGACCGACCAGGAGAACCGCGCCGACGCCAAGCGGCTGGCCGAGCTGCTGGAGGGCGAGGGCGGGCTGCCGGTCGAGGAGCTGAGCACGTTGGTCGACATCGACCAGTTCCTCAGGTTCTGGGCGGTCGAGAGCCTGCTGGGGTTCTGGGACGGCTACACCCAGGACCAGAACAACTACTTCGTCTACGACGACCCGTCCGACGGCAGGTACCGGTTTATCCCGTGGGGCGCCGACGTCTGCTTCACAACCGGCGGCGGGCCGTTCGCGCGGATGGGCGGCGGCCGGCACTCCGAGGCGGTCCACGCGGCCGCCATGCTGCCCAACCGCCTGTACCACTCCGACGGGATCCCCGCGCGGTACAAGCAGGCGATGCTCAACGTGCTCGCAAGCGCCTGGGAAGAGGAGCAACTGCTGGCGGAGGTCGACCGCGTCGAGCAGCTGGTCGACGGCCAACTGCACGAGGACCAGCTGGCCTCCGCGCGGTCCGGCGGGTGGGGCATCCAGCCGCTGACGACCGACCGCGTGCGGGAGTTTATCAAGGGCCGCCGCGAGGTAGTGATGGCGGAGCTGGAGGACGGGCCGGTGGAGGTCGCCAAGAAGCCGCGCGTGCCGATGCACACCGTTGAGGTGGGCGCCGCGAGCGGCTCGTTCACAACCCACTGGTCCGACGACCCGAACGCCGCCCAGCAGAGCGACCAGCTGAAGCTCGCGCTGACGCTCAACGGCGAAGAGGTCACCTTGGAGGAAGCCGGCGTGGTCGCCCAGCCGCTGCAGATGCCGCGCTTCGGACCGCCAGGGCCTTCAGACGGTCCGGCGCCAGCGCCGCCCGCCACGATCGAGGTGCGGGGCCGCCGCGCGTCGGACGACCAGCGGCTGACGCTCACCCTGGTGATCGATCGCGATGCGCTCGCGGCCGGCAAGACCGAGCCGATCCGGGTCTCTGGTTCGCTGCGCGAAGGCGCCGGTCAGTTCGGCTTCCCCGGGCAGATGCTCACCGGCACGCTTACGCTCACCAGCGGCGGGACCAACGAGGGCGACGAGATCGCCGGCGCGTTTGAAGCAGAGATCGTCGAGATGCGGGGCGGGATGTTCGACGGCATGCGCGGCGGGCCGCGGTAG